The Apium graveolens cultivar Ventura chromosome 6, ASM990537v1, whole genome shotgun sequence genome contains a region encoding:
- the LOC141665731 gene encoding putative pentatricopeptide repeat-containing protein At3g15130, with translation MYATSMKLLRPATHSFLWWPQSLLKSFRNITNSNVVTNIQNPCVNTGYNNNIKFIIPHVSYLLDKCTYSRDLRPGFSVHAYMLKLGFLILWNKLLNLYCKCGEFHIAWQLFETMPQRNVVSFNTMILACLRNGYVVESLVLFSEMVNEEKIKPDNITLAGLIGGGSVHLREVFHGQAIRYGLNSNEFVGSSLIDGYAKENRLEDAIRVFYEIHVRDLVSWNIIIDACVQNDAKGHAWEIFYNMLHENVAFDGFTLTSFMKTCSEPGDLKLGMLLHCCAVKSGMAFQTPTSNALITMYSRCEGGMTSAAKIFNGLLAPNIISWTAMIAGFMQNESSKESVGFYLYMLRSGMRENSFTFSSILPAYSNLARLEEGRSVHARIVKSGFELDLSVNNALVDLYSKCGSLDEAHLVFRTMRYHDRISYTTIITGLGRHGEGKKALEFLKDMLTEEIKPDDITFLGCLYACSHGGLVNDGMHLFKVMIDVYKIRPRREHLSCVVDMLGRAGRLKEAELFIEEMGTESDIFTWQSLLGACNLYGEISLGEKSAKKIMQLHPERQGTYVSLANIYAENNLWENKRDMRENLIMSRSIKDVGCSRVLNLR, from the coding sequence ATGTATGCAACTTCCATGAAGCTTTTAAGACCTGCCACACACTCATTTCTTTGGTGGCCTCAGAGTTTATTAAAGAGCTTTAGAAACATTACAAACTCAAATGTTGTTACTAATATACAAAACCCATGTGTTAATACTGGATACAATAATAATATTAAGTTTATCATACCCCATGTAAGCTATTTACTAGATAAATGTACTTACTCTAGGGATTTAAGACCTGGATTTTCTGTCCATGCTTATATGCTAAAGCTTGGGTTTTTAATTCTGTGGAATAAACTTCTTAATTTGTATTGTAAATGTGGGGAGTTTCATATTGCTTGGCAGCTGTTTGAGACTATGCCTCAAAGAAATGTTGTTTCTTTTAATACCATGATTTTGGCTTGTCTCCGAAATGGGTATGTTGTTGAAAGTCTAGTTCTTTTTTCGGAGATGGTGAATGAAGAGAAGATTAAGCCGGATAATATTACGCTAGCTGGGTTGATTGGTGGGGGAAGTGTGCATTTGAGGGAGGTGTTTCATGGTCAAGCGATTCGGTATGGTTTGAATTCAAATGAGTTTGTGGGGAGTTCTTTGATTGATGGGTATGCTAAAGAAAATAGATTGGAAGATGCCATTAGAGTGTTTTATGAGATTCATGTACGGGATTTAGTTTCGTGGAATATTATAATCGATGCTTGTGTGCAGAACGATGCCAAGGGTCATGCGTGGGAGATTTTTTATAATATGTTACATGAGAATGTAGCATTTGATGGGTTTACTTTGACAAGCTTTATGAAGACTTGTTCAGAACCGGGGGATTTAAAACTTGGGATGCTGTTACATTGTTGTGCTGTAAAGAGTGGTATGGCTTTTCAAACACCAACGAGCAATGCCCTTATAACTATGTACTCCAGATGTGAAGGAGGAATGACATCTGCAGCGAAAATTTTTAATGGACTTCTTGCACCTAACATCATATCTTGGACAGCAATGATTGCTGGATTCATGCAAAATGAGAGCAGTAAAGAATCAGTTGGCTTCTACCTTTATATGCTAAGGTCAGGCATGAGAGAGAATAGTTTCACGTTTTCTAGCATTCTTCCAGCATATAGTAATCTGGCAAGGCTCGAGGAAGGGAGGTCAGTTCATGCTAGGATTGTCAAATCAGGGTTTGAGCTTGACCTTTCAGTAAACAATGCTCTTGTAGATTTGTACTCTAAATGCGGTAGTTTGGATGAGGCTCACTTGGTTTTCAGGACAATGAGGTATCATGACAGGATCTCTTATACAACAATTATTACAGGTCTTGGCCGGCATGGTGAAGGGAAAAAGGCTCTTGAATTTCTCAAAGATATGTTGACTGAAGAAATAAAGCCTGATGACATTACATTTCTTGGGTGTCTCTATGCATGTAGCCATGGTGGTCTTGTGAACGATGGGATGCATTTATTTAAGGTTATGATAGATGTTTATAAAATCAGGCCAAGAAGGGAACATCTTTCTTGTGTCGTTGACATGTTAGGTCGTGCTGGTAGGTTGAAGGAGGCTGAGTTATTTATTGAGGAGATGGGTACTGAATCAGATATTTTTACGTGGCAATCCTTGCTTGGTGCTTGTAATCTTTATGGAGAAATATCACTAGGAGAGAAGTCTGCCAAAAAGATAATGCAATTGCATCCAGAGAGGCAAGGAACGTACGTGTCTTTGGCTAACATATATGCTGAAAACAATCTTTGGGAAAACAAGAGGGATATGAGGGAAAACTTAATTATGAGCAGGTCAATAAAAGATGTCGGATGCAGTCGAGTATTAAACTTGAGATAG